One window from the genome of Rhodococcus sp. ABRD24 encodes:
- a CDS encoding DUF2156 domain-containing protein, which yields MNTLRRYGRRVLELLRYGAAGAPVSITLLAALWVLGFATDSVLRGPSQFVDRHLALGIGPLEHWRLWTPLTAGLWAPGLVGYLGVTLLIFLVAAPLERRMGSGRFAFAAVATQVGGAMLGLAVATIVKLLDSDWGFRLHVGTAVGPTTWILGVAMVASSSMGTLWRRRIRVGSLALTITLVLFAGQLQDVIRFGAVVVGLLAGPWIVGRSARGSRITGTRREGRVLVAIVVAASSIGTMLAALSPHAVGPLAVLRDLFRGVPWTAAEVREICEATPTDPDCRRGMLDLRLSGIGPTLLSLMPSVFLLVLCDGLRRGRRFAWIAATVAQAVLLALSLLNFVVRYVDVSGEDTLFYGLESPNLYRTIAPFLTPLALLILLLATRRLFDVVAPPRTYRRLGGNLALLVAGLGLLYVLGGLWARNGFDRRATFSLLVADFPERLVPPVYLQMLDPRLLPDDWASTLLYEWTGVVFWVTTCALVAATFLRPAHGSVVGAADRAREILRSGSGSALSWMTTWRGNSYWFGDGGDSYVAFRVSSGVALTTGGPVGRPDRVRDDVIGFAEYASANGWVPCFYSVTGDVKAVSDELGWVGVQVAEETLLDLGKIAFTGKKFQDVRTALNRAAKSGITAEWISFHTAPLALTDQISAISEEWVADKGMPEMGFTLGGLQEMDDPEVRCLIAVDEDRTVHGVTSWLPVYRNGHVVGWTLDFMRRRADGFRPAMEFLIASAAVLLEGEGAEFLSLSGAPLATVGGAGDPEQSGGDARVGLSEAMESVLEALGQTLEPVYGFRSLLAFKSKFQPRYEPMYMCFADPVALPSIGNAIGRSYLPEVSLGQGMRLVRTLIRR from the coding sequence GTGAACACCTTGCGGCGCTACGGCCGTCGAGTGCTCGAACTGCTGCGATACGGCGCGGCCGGGGCGCCTGTCAGCATCACGCTACTAGCGGCGCTGTGGGTGCTCGGGTTCGCGACCGATTCGGTCCTTCGCGGCCCCTCTCAGTTCGTCGACCGGCATCTGGCTCTCGGCATCGGCCCGCTCGAACACTGGCGGCTGTGGACGCCGTTGACCGCTGGCCTGTGGGCGCCTGGTCTGGTGGGCTACCTCGGTGTCACGCTGCTGATCTTTCTGGTGGCGGCGCCGCTCGAGCGCCGTATGGGTTCGGGCCGCTTCGCATTCGCCGCGGTCGCCACCCAGGTGGGTGGTGCCATGCTCGGACTCGCGGTTGCGACGATCGTCAAGCTGCTCGACTCGGACTGGGGATTCCGTCTCCACGTCGGCACCGCGGTCGGCCCCACTACCTGGATCCTGGGTGTCGCGATGGTCGCCAGCTCCTCGATGGGCACGCTGTGGCGCAGACGGATCCGCGTCGGGTCGCTGGCCCTGACGATCACCCTCGTCCTCTTCGCCGGGCAGCTGCAGGACGTGATCCGGTTCGGCGCGGTCGTTGTCGGATTGCTCGCCGGTCCGTGGATCGTCGGGCGGTCGGCGCGCGGTTCCCGCATCACGGGAACCCGGAGGGAGGGCCGTGTGCTGGTCGCGATCGTCGTAGCGGCGAGTTCGATCGGCACGATGCTCGCCGCATTGTCTCCGCACGCCGTCGGCCCGCTCGCGGTGCTTCGGGACCTGTTCCGGGGCGTGCCCTGGACGGCGGCTGAGGTTCGGGAGATCTGCGAGGCGACGCCGACCGACCCCGACTGCCGGCGCGGCATGCTCGATCTTCGACTGTCCGGCATCGGGCCGACGTTGCTGAGTCTGATGCCGTCGGTCTTCCTGCTCGTGTTGTGCGATGGACTACGGCGCGGACGCCGGTTCGCGTGGATCGCGGCCACCGTGGCGCAGGCGGTGCTGCTGGCGCTGTCGCTGCTGAACTTCGTAGTCCGCTACGTCGACGTCTCCGGCGAGGACACCCTGTTCTACGGGCTCGAGTCGCCGAATCTATACCGCACGATCGCCCCGTTCCTCACCCCGCTGGCGCTGCTGATCCTGCTGTTGGCGACGCGCCGGTTGTTCGACGTCGTCGCGCCGCCGCGGACGTATCGGCGCCTGGGCGGCAACCTCGCGCTGCTCGTGGCGGGCCTCGGCCTCCTGTACGTCCTCGGCGGACTGTGGGCGCGCAACGGTTTCGATCGCCGGGCCACGTTCTCGCTGTTGGTCGCTGATTTCCCGGAACGTCTGGTCCCGCCGGTGTACCTGCAAATGCTCGATCCTCGGCTGCTGCCTGACGACTGGGCTTCGACCCTGCTCTACGAATGGACCGGAGTCGTCTTCTGGGTGACTACCTGTGCACTTGTTGCAGCGACGTTCCTGCGCCCGGCGCACGGATCCGTCGTCGGCGCTGCAGACCGGGCGCGCGAGATCCTGAGGTCGGGGTCGGGCAGTGCGCTCTCGTGGATGACAACCTGGCGCGGCAACTCGTACTGGTTCGGCGACGGCGGCGACAGCTACGTCGCCTTCCGAGTGAGCTCCGGTGTCGCACTGACCACGGGCGGACCGGTGGGCCGTCCGGACCGGGTCCGGGACGATGTCATCGGGTTCGCCGAGTACGCATCCGCGAACGGCTGGGTCCCCTGCTTCTACTCCGTAACCGGCGATGTCAAGGCCGTCTCCGACGAGCTCGGCTGGGTGGGAGTCCAGGTCGCGGAGGAGACGCTGCTCGATCTGGGCAAGATCGCATTCACCGGCAAGAAATTCCAGGATGTGCGCACAGCGCTGAACCGCGCCGCGAAGTCCGGCATCACCGCCGAGTGGATCAGCTTCCACACTGCCCCGCTCGCGCTCACAGACCAGATCTCCGCGATCTCCGAGGAATGGGTCGCCGACAAGGGCATGCCCGAGATGGGATTCACCCTCGGCGGGCTGCAGGAGATGGACGATCCGGAAGTTCGCTGTCTGATCGCGGTCGACGAGGACCGGACAGTGCACGGGGTGACGTCGTGGCTGCCGGTGTACCGCAACGGGCATGTGGTGGGCTGGACGCTCGACTTCATGCGTCGGCGCGCGGACGGCTTCCGGCCCGCGATGGAGTTCCTCATCGCCTCCGCCGCAGTCCTGTTGGAAGGTGAGGGTGCCGAGTTCCTGAGTTTGTCGGGTGCGCCGTTGGCCACTGTCGGCGGCGCCGGCGACCCGGAGCAGTCCGGCGGCGATGCACGCGTGGGGTTGTCCGAAGCGATGGAATCGGTACTCGAGGCGCTAGGCCAGACTCTCGAACCGGTGTACGGCTTCCGGTCACTGTTGGCGTTCAAGTCGAAGTTCCAGCCGCGCTACGAGCCGATGTACATGTGCTTCGCAGACCCCGTGGCACTGCCGAGTATCGGCAACGCAATCGGCCGGTCGTACCTGCCGGAAGTCTCGCTCGGGCAGGGGATGCGCCTGGTCCGGACGTTGATTCGGCGGTGA
- a CDS encoding alpha/beta hydrolase-fold protein gives MGWLDRMSLVSGPLPYIVAVCGVIGAIWLVASRRRWFVRRVLPGCLLAAVGLTVALYVVVEKVWRPFPDPVETSIYVWIGIGLCAVALMIPRIFAGRPWTAPVSVLATAAVVLTAAVQINLVFYAYPTVGNVLGSSDPDRIDFAQVPSSAGPVVTGRPLEDIWAQQAPSDMPDGGRIATVPIPGTKSGFAARDAVIYLPPAYFVSPRPLLPVLVLLAGQPGSPEDWLGGGKLATTMDAFAREHHGLAPVVVVADGTGSQFANPLCMDSRLGNAATYLAVDVPTWTKSNLQVDPDPRAWAVAGLSYGGTCALQLATNFPEVYPTFLDLSGQQEPTLGDRERTIGDAFGGDEAAFVAVNPMDLMTTRRYPDTAGIIVVGASDDAYRGGAQRVFEAAKNSGMDVQYVELPGRHSFKVWSTGLREELDWMAKRMGLIS, from the coding sequence TTGGGGTGGCTCGATCGAATGTCGTTGGTGTCCGGGCCGTTGCCGTACATCGTTGCGGTGTGCGGCGTCATCGGCGCGATCTGGCTCGTAGCCAGTCGCCGACGCTGGTTCGTCCGGCGCGTGCTGCCCGGGTGTCTTCTCGCCGCCGTCGGGCTGACCGTGGCGTTGTACGTCGTCGTCGAGAAAGTGTGGCGGCCGTTCCCTGATCCGGTCGAGACGTCCATCTACGTGTGGATCGGCATCGGGTTGTGCGCTGTGGCACTGATGATTCCGCGGATCTTCGCGGGACGGCCGTGGACCGCGCCGGTATCGGTGCTCGCTACTGCAGCGGTCGTGCTCACCGCGGCGGTGCAGATCAACCTGGTGTTCTATGCCTACCCCACGGTCGGGAACGTTCTGGGGTCGTCCGATCCCGACCGCATCGACTTCGCACAGGTGCCGTCGTCTGCCGGGCCGGTAGTGACGGGACGCCCACTCGAGGACATCTGGGCGCAGCAGGCGCCATCGGACATGCCTGATGGGGGACGGATCGCGACCGTACCGATTCCCGGTACCAAGTCCGGATTCGCGGCCCGGGACGCGGTGATCTATCTCCCGCCTGCCTACTTCGTGAGCCCACGTCCGCTGCTGCCGGTACTGGTGCTGCTGGCCGGGCAGCCCGGCTCGCCGGAGGACTGGCTCGGCGGCGGCAAGCTTGCGACGACGATGGACGCGTTCGCGCGCGAACACCACGGGCTCGCACCGGTGGTCGTCGTCGCGGACGGCACAGGGTCTCAGTTCGCCAACCCGCTGTGTATGGATTCGCGGCTCGGCAATGCCGCGACCTATCTTGCCGTCGACGTGCCCACGTGGACGAAGTCGAACCTGCAGGTCGATCCGGACCCCCGCGCGTGGGCGGTGGCCGGGCTGTCCTACGGCGGCACGTGCGCACTGCAGCTGGCCACCAACTTCCCGGAGGTGTATCCGACCTTTCTGGACCTGTCCGGGCAGCAGGAGCCGACTCTCGGCGACCGCGAGCGGACCATCGGCGATGCGTTCGGCGGCGACGAGGCCGCTTTCGTGGCGGTCAACCCGATGGATCTGATGACGACCCGACGCTATCCGGACACGGCGGGGATCATCGTCGTGGGCGCGAGCGACGATGCGTACCGCGGCGGGGCTCAGCGGGTGTTCGAGGCGGCGAAGAACTCCGGCATGGACGTGCAGTACGTGGAGCTGCCGGGCAGACACAGCTTCAAAGTCTGGTCCACTGGCCTGCGTGAGGAACTCGATTGGATGGCGAAGCGCATGGGGTTGATCTCGTGA
- a CDS encoding BlaI/MecI/CopY family transcriptional regulator, with amino-acid sequence MAGLGELERAVMEHLWSMPEPQTVRQVHEALAAQRELAYTTVMTVLQRLAKKHLVIQQRDDRAHRYLPVHGREELVASLMVDALQQADASGSRAAALVHFVGQVGADEAAALREALAALEASEADTSMHSAGSTDSRSGELRARPAS; translated from the coding sequence ATGGCTGGACTCGGCGAGCTCGAACGTGCGGTGATGGAACATCTGTGGTCCATGCCGGAACCTCAAACCGTGCGGCAGGTGCACGAAGCACTCGCGGCGCAGCGTGAACTCGCGTATACGACAGTGATGACTGTGCTCCAGCGCCTGGCGAAGAAGCACCTCGTGATCCAGCAGCGTGACGATCGTGCGCACCGGTACCTGCCCGTGCACGGGCGCGAAGAGCTCGTCGCGAGTCTCATGGTCGACGCCCTGCAGCAGGCCGACGCGTCCGGCAGCCGCGCCGCCGCGCTCGTGCACTTCGTGGGACAGGTCGGCGCCGACGAGGCCGCTGCTCTCCGAGAGGCACTCGCCGCACTCGAGGCGTCCGAGGCCGATACCTCGATGCACTCCGCAGGTTCGACGGATTCGCGTTCGGGCGAGTTGAGAGCCCGCCCCGCATCATGA
- a CDS encoding M56 family metallopeptidase: MNTTTALAFGVLALALTGPVPALLSRAEWPFRAPRAALVLWQAIGLAAVLSAFSSGLAIASQLLVPGPDGRPTTEPTAEIDALGLPLWTLYVVIFGITLLIGAKLIFSVIRVAVYTRRRRARHRMLVDLLDRGDISSALGRASGVRVLDAAEPIAYCLPGLRQRVVLSEGTLASLNDAEVTAILTHERSHLRARHDLVLEAFTAVHEAFPRVVRSKSALGSVQLLVELLADDSAVKVTGPGPLARALVTCAGSTAPRGAMAAGGPSTLVRVQRLRDVRGDMRVAAAAYLAAAAILVVPTIAVAVPWLVELSRFFSPAQP; encoded by the coding sequence ATGAACACCACCACGGCGCTGGCCTTCGGCGTGTTGGCATTGGCCCTGACGGGTCCGGTGCCGGCACTGCTCAGCCGCGCCGAGTGGCCGTTCCGTGCGCCCCGCGCCGCCCTGGTGCTGTGGCAGGCCATCGGGCTCGCCGCAGTGTTGTCGGCATTCAGTTCCGGGCTGGCGATCGCGAGCCAGCTCCTCGTTCCCGGACCTGACGGCCGGCCGACCACCGAGCCGACTGCCGAGATCGACGCTCTGGGGCTGCCGCTGTGGACCCTGTACGTCGTCATCTTCGGCATCACCCTGCTGATCGGCGCGAAGCTCATCTTTTCGGTGATCCGGGTCGCGGTGTACACACGCCGCCGCCGGGCGCGGCACCGGATGCTGGTCGACCTCCTCGACCGTGGCGACATCTCGTCTGCACTCGGGCGTGCGTCTGGAGTGCGTGTACTCGACGCGGCCGAACCCATTGCCTACTGCCTACCGGGTCTGCGCCAGCGCGTCGTACTCAGCGAAGGCACACTCGCGTCGCTCAACGATGCCGAGGTCACCGCGATCCTCACCCACGAACGTTCCCACCTGCGGGCCAGGCACGATCTCGTACTAGAGGCGTTCACCGCGGTCCACGAGGCGTTTCCGCGGGTGGTCCGCTCGAAATCGGCTCTCGGCTCCGTGCAGCTACTGGTCGAACTGCTCGCGGACGACTCCGCGGTCAAGGTCACCGGGCCTGGTCCACTGGCCCGTGCCCTGGTGACCTGCGCCGGTTCCACCGCGCCGCGTGGTGCGATGGCGGCTGGCGGGCCGAGCACCCTGGTCCGTGTCCAACGGCTGCGCGACGTTCGTGGCGATATGCGCGTTGCGGCGGCCGCCTATCTGGCCGCGGCCGCGATCCTCGTCGTTCCGACAATCGCCGTCGCGGTGCCATGGCTGGTCGAGCTGAGCCGGTTTTTCTCACCCGCGCAGCCCTGA